From the Colletotrichum lupini chromosome 1, complete sequence genome, the window AGAGAGTGGCTGGCGAGTAAGATGGAATAGATGGCGAGGTATCTACAGAACAGAGGAAGCATCTTACCTGAGCTGTGATCGCGAGTTTGGTTGACAGTAGGAAGGAGCTTTGCAGGCTGCTTGACTAGGTGCTATCCATGACGGTGGGGTCTGGGAGAATGAGTCTCGGGAAATGAGATTTCAGTCGCAGACAGGCCGCCTGTCTGGGACAGTTTGAAGTCTTGTCCAAATATTATGATGATGGTGGAAAAGTTCGGAAATGAGAATGAGTGTCGAATTGGGTTGTTGAGAAGTAGGCCAGGGGAGCAAAGGACCCAGCTATTTTGACTGTATGCCATCGTCACCGGCTGGTGCCCACGCTTATGTGATGCCTGCCTTCCACAGTCGCATGCCATCATGATATTGCCTAAGGTACCTAAGTGCCATCAGGCAGGGCAAGATTCTTGAGATACCCAATGCAAAGTATCGGAGCGCCGGCTGCCGGTAAGGTGGGTCTCCCGTCTGTTGAGCTCCTGCCGCGTTAGCCCCCGTCTACCGTGCCTGCCCTACCTCAGGCCTTTCGAAATCGCACCTCCGTTCTCTACAGCAGGTGATTTAAGTCACATCGATTTCAACCTTAACCTTCACTTTCACTCTAGGTAAAGGTCTGCTGCGCCTCGATCAATCTCCAACCTCTTCTCGGTAAGTCTAGGCTGTGGATATCGGTTCCCTGAGTGAGGATAGGTACTTACCAACTTCCTTTCCGTCAAAACAGACCTATTTAGACCAACCCGATACAAAAGAAGAAGTCAAAACCCCCAGTACTCGTCAGCATGGCCAGCCCTATCCCCTGGATCCTTGCCATGTTCGCCCGAGAGGCGTAGGCCAATCAAGGGCCCTCCTATCAGCCCTTCCGCCTCACGGTCCCTCGAGGAGGTATAGCTATCATCTATGCCGAAACCCAGGGATTCAGCCGCATCCCGCAGCCTCGGGTCCTCCGGGTTAAGATGCCTGCCCGCGCCTCCCCCCGCACAACATCGAAGTCTCGATATCATGGATGGCGATGTTGGTGCTTACATCGCTAGCCGAAGTAGTCGGGGCCGGACCACCTGCGAGGAGATGAGCGAATCGATGGCGCCCTGGAAGACTGGGATGACGTGACGCTTTTGGTGCCCCACGCAACCCGCGCTGGGACCTGAATGGAATTATGCAGTACAAGTGTGGTGGGTGCGCGGGGGTCGAGAGAGCGGGGCATTGGTTGGGGGTTGTTAATCATCATGCAATGGAGGGGTAAAGTGACGGCGTCTTGGGTGGTGGAGGGGTCGAGCTGTACCTGAGGGAAGGATAAAAGGGTTCAATGTGTGAGTAAAGTTAGAAATTCAATACGTTTGATACAGAGAATCATTGAAGCCGCAACATTGACTCATCCATACTGATTAGAAACATTCAAGAACAGCCATTGAGATATACAAACGACAAAATGACCAAGATCCTCCTTACAGGTAAGTGACGAGTGAGATCACGGCCGCACTCTCAGCACCCTCCACAGCAAACCGCTTCTCTCCTGCGGGCGAGAAGCTCTCAATGCGACTCCAGAACACAATACACTAACACATCACCAGGTGGCTCCGGCTTCATCGCCGCCCACATCCTCGAACAGCTCCTCGCGCGCGGCCACTCCGTCGTGACGACCGTCCGCTCAGAGGACAAGGCCCAGCGCATCCGCGACGCCCACAAGGACCTCGACGCCTCCCGCCTCCACGTCGCCATCGTCCCCGACATTGCGCGCCCCGACGCCTTTGACGAGGTCGTCAAGACCCCCGGCCTCGAGGCCGTCCTGCACACCGCCAGCCCCTTCCACTTCAAGTGGACCGACGCCCAAAAGGAGCTCATCGAACCGGCCGTCGTCGGCACCACGGCCATCCTCAAGGCCCTCAAGCGGGAGGCGCCGGGCGTCAAGAGGGTGGTTGTCACCTCGAGCTTCGCGTCCGTCATTGACGAGGCCAAGACGGAGGACCCCAACACCATCTTCACCGAGGAGTTCTGGAACCCCGTCACCGTCGAAGATATCGGGCGCAGTCCCGCGACGGCGTACCGTGCCTCCAAGAAGCTCGCCGAAAAGGCCGCGTGGGATTTCGTAAAGGACGAGAAGCCCGGCTTCGACCTCGTCACGCTCACTCCCCCCCTCGTGCTGGGCCCCGTGGTGCACCACTTTGCGGACCTCGCCAGCATCAACACCTCCAACGAGCGCGTCGTAGACCTAGTCAAGGGCAAGTGGAAGGACGCCGTGGCGCCGACGGGCGCGGCGTACCTTTGGATCGACGTGCGAGACCTGGCGCTCTCGCACATTCTGGCGCTGGAGAAGCCCGAGGCCGGCGGCAAGAGGCTCTTCACGACGGCCGGATGGTTCAGCAACGCCGAGATCGCGACGGTGGTGAGGAAGAACTTCCCCGAGCTGAAGGAAAGGTTGCCTGCGGAAGGCACCAAGGGCGGGGAGCTGCCGCCCAAGGATAAGGTGTACGGGTACGACAACAGCGCGACGGAGAAGATTCTGGGGATCAAGTGGAAGAGCCTGGAGGAGAGCATCACTGATTTGGTCAAGGATATCAAGGGGTTCGGGATCTAGACTACTGCCATATAACTTCGCAAGAGATAACGAATACATAAGACAAGAATCTTTCAACAGCCTCATGACTGATGTACGTGAAATGGTCGTGTGTTGCTTTGCGTAGTGCCGTCCTATTTCACTGAGCATTTTCACTCTGTGCCTGAtatcttagatattttaTCAAACATGCGACGACAGAGGTCGCTTCTCTCTGACCTTAGTCTTTTGCAATCGTGAATTCTTTTTgaattatactatactacTAGAATAAAGAAACGaggattaaaaaagaaacgaaCGCATGGGAGGGGAATACTGACCTTATAATTCACGCCCCTGCCCGGACTCGAACAGGTCGCCCCTCAGTCAACCCGGACTCTGACTTTATTGTAGTATTTATTTTGTTAGACCACTTGACCACCTGGTATACAGCTTGACCTGACCTCGCCGACCTAGATGGGCGCTGCTGTGCTTGTGACAGAATTGGGACTGAGGAGGGGAATATACCCTTGGCCCATGGCTGCCCGGACAACTGCCTCAGGGGAAAGAGCGAGGCAAACGGAAGAGCCCAAGAACAAATTCATCCTTGAGGTTAGATACTCCGAAACGGATAATCTTCTAACAATGCCAAAACCGAACAAACAGACAGCAATTCGTCTCTTCATGAGAACCATCTTACTCGCAGGGTCCGGAGGCTGTAGGTTCATGATCAGAAACAGTTCATGGATCTCATACTGCCAATAGTCAAAACTTTTATTGCAAGAAACCACATACCAAACTTATACAAAACGGCCTCTAGTGCTTCAAAATCTTCTAAATAGTGGCATTCACCCCCCAAGGTCCAAACCCAGGCCAATGCTgcccaccaccgccgcctcctcctcctcctcctccaccaccaccaccaccccatCCATACGCATCAGGATCCAACACCCCCCTCCTCCCCATCCACCCGCCCCCAAGCCGATTATGCTCCTCACACAAACTACCATCCCGTCCCCTCACCTCGACCCCATTCCCACACCCCGGCCTCCGACACCTCGCGTGCGCGAGACAATACCGCGAACCGCCCCCATTCACGCCGCCCGCCGCCGGCTCCGCGCAGCCCTCCTGACCGCACACGTGAGCCCGGCAGTACGGCGACAGCGGCAGGTTGAGGCTCAGCACGCCCAGCATCATCATCGTCTGCGACAGGACCACCGTCTCgcggagctgctggcagcCCTGGACGGAGCACTTGTGGTCGGTACAGTAGCGGCCCAGG encodes:
- a CDS encoding NAD dependent epimerase/dehydratase, translating into MTKILLTGGSGFIAAHILEQLLARGHSVVTTVRSEDKAQRIRDAHKDLDASRLHVAIVPDIARPDAFDEVVKTPGLEAVLHTASPFHFKWTDAQKELIEPAVVGTTAILKALKREAPGVKRVVVTSSFASVIDEAKTEDPNTIFTEEFWNPVTVEDIGRSPATAYRASKKLAEKAAWDFVKDEKPGFDLVTLTPPLVLGPVVHHFADLASINTSNERVVDLVKGKWKDAVAPTGAAYLWIDVRDLALSHILALEKPEAGGKRLFTTAGWFSNAEIATVVRKNFPELKERLPAEGTKGGELPPKDKVYGYDNSATEKILGIKWKSLEESITDLVKDIKGFGI